The Candida dubliniensis CD36 chromosome 5, complete sequence genome has a window encoding:
- a CDS encoding zinc finger-containing transcription factor, putative (Similar to S. cerevisiae STB4), which produces MSETNDTLNPVYTQDGEKRLRTKVACDYCRKRKSKCNGEQPCSKCSDKNRNCTYTFVQKERKRKQRKSTTAGVENKNNGAVRKARTTSAATIRHLTSRINVLENLLGRLVDKLDPTVKSELSDELQSTSLTNDNNDSRERHNRSSSNSSDNGDEDDEENDLQEAHESGDSDGSINYNHNNESNKQIDTKDSNENEVRKLRDMLAPAEKSCVSNIKNRLMQYFGSHALFFSISGRAVEWLRSRVQGSNANNMHDIFAPLRHVPLSLNDAVQKSTKLLNGPEVETDKKRQFDDLEKPLIFEIIDKYYKNLYWAPFLCDVSTIRELFQIYFYGAQRNDAAILGNITYSDLLIMNIAIVLCLASISKDDVFESLEYPTLSTKSISYLQGELLNKLFQNAMGAYGKVSRSSDGIRSLQGLALLILYFEINFVTDFHVNYSITSVLIRYAKESGIHRVETLNNDNGIDATLKRKLWWFCEYKGVDITYKSGKPILIDMEDVTTLTEVDDFFMSVPTTLFLDSKYLENANDIVLNSQIHGGEYYFAYFLLILSRIKAKSYAKVYSKLPMNINIQAALTFVNEFDYDLRILTNLMSPILASPPPKDTTFKNPLNLSEGCFNYFKVELLLSQYAHQLSINRVPFVKSFGINDSRLIPYGNQSLAGARFMLELIKDIDSLKISPRMYSTLSFYPLAAFCSLLGNCLVFPNEPSAVNDSVLLASVAISFFRSEGCNNKIDNKRSIYDILVRLLLRVLIDALKNLAKVDLYEKIPELEYHINSMFTLFPEVFANQQDHIISLMSERNSNNENSNQYPSMVENGASSTGSGSSGSSTSSSNTIIDSDYQHMDVDVKNATSLPQSFMNTPGMLNIDNGNVMLMNGNYDLFSNINFENIMSDETFNNMIFSELNQLPDFFNSPSSGFNEQNI; this is translated from the coding sequence atgcTGGAGACTAATGACACACTTAATCCCGTATACACTCAAGATGGTGAAAAGCGACTCCGTACCAAAGTTGCTTGTGATTATTGTCGCAAACGGAAATCCAAATGTAACGGAGAACAACCCTGTTCGAAATGTTCAGACAAGAATAGAAATTGCACTTATACATTTGTTCAAAAAGAGcggaaaagaaaacaacgTAAGTCTACTACTGCAGGTGTTgagaataagaataatgGAGCGGTTAGAAAAGCACGAACAACAAGTGCAGCAACAATTCGACATTTGACTTCCCGTATCAATGTATTGGAGAATTTATTGGGCAGATTGGTGGACAAATTGGATCCCACCGTCAAATCTGAGTTATCCGATGAATTACAATCTACTTCATTGACAAATGACAATAATGATAGTAGAGAAAGACACAACAGGTCTTCAAGCAATTCAAGTGATAAtggtgatgaagatgatgaagaaaacgATCTTCAAGAAGCCCACGAGAGTGGTGACAGTGATGGCAGCATAAACTATAACCACAATAATGAAAGTAATAAACAGATTGATACCAAAGACTCCAATGAGAATGAGGTTAGAAAATTAAGAGACATGTTAGCACCAGCAGAGAAGAGTTGTGTTTCCAATATCAAAAACCGATTAATGCAATATTTTGGGTCTCACgcccttttcttttccataTCTGGTCGTGCTGTTGAGTGGTTAAGATCACGAGTTCAAGGGAGTAATGCTAACAATATGCATGATATTTTCGCTCCCTTGAGACACGTtccattatcattaaatgACGCAGTGCAAAAATCgacaaaattattaaatggCCCAGAGGTTGAAACCGATAAAAAGCGacaatttgatgatttagaaaagccattgatatttgaaatcattgataaatattataaGAATCTCTATTGGGCTCCATTCTTGTGCGATGTGTCCACAATTAGAGAgttatttcaaatttatttttatggAGCGCAAAGAAATGATGCGGCAATTTTGGGTAATATTACTTATAGcgatttgttgattatgaATATTGCCATTGTGCTATGTTTGGCCAGTATTTCAAAAGATGATGTTTTTGAAAGTCTTGAGTATCCAACTTTATCAAcgaaatcaatttcttattTACAAGGTGAACTACTAAACAAATTGTTCCAAAATGCTATGGGAGCATATGGCAAGGTATCGCGAAGTAGTGATGGAATTCGATCATTACAAGGGTTAGCATTACTTATTCTTTACTTTGAAATTAACTTTGTCACTGATTTCCATGTAAATTATAGTATAACTAGTGTTTTGATTAGATATGCCAAGGAGCTGGGTATACATCGAGTGGAAACTCTAAACAATGACAATGGGATTGATGCTACTTTGAAAAGAAAGTTATGGTGGTTTTGTGAGTATAAGGGGGTTGACATAACATACAAGAGTGGCAAACCAATTTTAATCGATATGGAAGATGTCACTACGTTAACTgaagttgatgattttttcatGTCTGTACCGACAACATTATTTCTTGACAGCAAGTATTTGGAAAATGctaatgatattgttttgAATAGTCAGATTCATGGTGGTGAGTATTATTTTGCCtattttttattgattttgtcGAGAATCAAGGCCAAGAGTTATGCCAAAGtatattcaaaattaccaatgaatatcaatatcCAAGCAGCATTGACATTTGTCAATGAGTTTGATTACGACTTGAGAATATTGACCAACTTGATGCTGCCAATATTAGCATCACCGCCACCCAAGGACACTACTTTTAAAAATCCTTTAAACCTAAGTGAAGGttgttttaattatttcaaaGTTGAATTACTATTATCACAATATGCGCATCAGCTTTCAATAAATCGAGTGCCATTTGTAAAGAGTTTTGGTATTAACGACTCTCGTTTGATACCGTATGGCAACCAATCACTAGCTGGAGCTAGATTTATGTTAGAATTGATAAAAGATATTGATCTGTTAAAGATTTCTCCTCGAATGTATTCCACATTATCGTTTTACCCATTGGCAGCATTTTGCAGTTTGCTTGGTAACTGTTTGGTATTCCCCAATGAACCCAGTGCAGTAAATGACTCGGTGCTACTTGCCAGTGTTGCCATATCATTTTTCAGACTGGAAGGatgtaataataaaattgataataaaaggTCGATATATGATATTTTGGTGAGATTATTATTGCGAGTATTGATTGATGCATTGAAGAATCTAGCAAAAGTTGATTTATACGAAAAGATACCAGAATTGGAATATCATATTAACTCCATGTTTACATTGTTCCCTGAAGTTTTTGCCAATCAGCAAGATCatattatttctttaatgTCAGAGAGAAATTCCAACAATGAGAATTCTAATCAATATCCTAGTATGGTTGAGAATGGAGCAAGTTCTACAGGTAGTGGTAGCAGTGGCAGCAGTACCAGTAGCAGTAATACAATCATAGACAGTGATTATCAGCACATGGATGTTGATGTGAAAAATGCGACGTCATTACCACAGTCATTTATGAATACACCTGGTATGTTGAATATTGACAATGGGAACGTAATGTTAATGAATGGTAACTATGATTTATTCAGTAATATAAATTTTGAGAATATTATGAGTGATGAGACGTTCAATAACATGATATTTAGTGAACTTAATCAGTTGCCagatttttttaattcacCATCTTCCGGCTTTAATGAACAGAATATATAA